Proteins encoded in a region of the Acidobacteriota bacterium genome:
- a CDS encoding peptidylprolyl isomerase, which translates to MKKLTTSALVAILSFAGTGLAARQQTTGMILERIIVRVNGEILTQTQLVDRQTEAVRERNRGNPNLTDAAIVQQLTAVTPDVLVNAVDEMLIAQHGRELGAKFTDVEFKNALETIKKENNLNDEQLKAAMAQEALTMDQLRNNFERAYMIQAVQSQEVLRRITLTEEELRQYYSGHREELMTPATLTLREITVAVPLQAGAGALTARPEDLAAARAKIDAARARLAAGEDFASVAKATSDSPTKENGGLVGPLNVEDINPTLRTVLDKLRPGELSDIVEMPRGGYQIFKLEERAASVLPPFDTVRPRVEQAVRGNRLDAEMQKVKARLRNQAVIEWKDETLRTQYQRRLAELTAQQ; encoded by the coding sequence ATGAAGAAGCTCACGACCAGCGCGCTCGTTGCCATCCTGTCGTTCGCCGGCACCGGCCTTGCGGCCCGTCAGCAGACGACCGGCATGATCCTCGAGCGCATCATCGTCCGGGTGAATGGCGAGATCCTGACGCAGACGCAGCTCGTCGACCGCCAGACCGAGGCGGTCCGCGAGCGCAATCGCGGGAACCCGAACCTCACGGACGCCGCGATCGTTCAGCAGCTCACCGCGGTCACGCCGGACGTGCTCGTCAATGCCGTGGACGAGATGCTGATCGCGCAGCACGGCCGCGAGCTCGGCGCGAAGTTCACCGACGTGGAATTCAAGAACGCGCTGGAGACCATCAAGAAGGAGAACAACCTCAACGACGAGCAGCTCAAGGCCGCCATGGCGCAGGAAGCGCTGACGATGGATCAGTTGCGCAACAACTTCGAGCGCGCGTACATGATCCAGGCGGTGCAGAGCCAGGAAGTGCTCCGCCGGATCACGCTCACCGAGGAAGAGCTGCGGCAGTACTACAGCGGACATCGCGAGGAGCTGATGACGCCCGCGACGTTGACGCTGCGGGAGATCACCGTCGCGGTGCCGCTCCAGGCCGGGGCCGGCGCCCTCACGGCGCGGCCCGAGGATCTGGCGGCGGCGCGGGCGAAGATCGACGCCGCCCGCGCGAGGCTGGCCGCGGGCGAGGATTTCGCGAGCGTAGCGAAAGCGACGTCCGACTCCCCCACCAAGGAGAACGGCGGGTTGGTCGGACCGCTGAACGTCGAGGACATCAATCCCACGTTGAGGACCGTGCTCGACAAGCTTCGACCGGGAGAGCTGAGCGATATCGTGGAGATGCCGCGAGGCGGCTACCAGATCTTCAAGCTGGAAGAGCGCGCCGCGTCCGTGCTGCCGCCGTTCGATACGGTGCGGCCGCGCGTGGAGCAGGCCGTTCGCGGGAACCGTCTCGATGCCGAGATGCAGAAGGTGAAGGCGAGGCTTCGCAACCAGGCGGTCATCGAAT